The DNA window GATAAGACACTGAGCATGGTGACCCTATCAGGCACCACATTAGCTACTTGCATTTCATGAAATAGTTTCAATGCCTCATTAGATTGTTGTCTATGTTCAACATCAGTATGAGACAACTTGTGTGCCGTCCCAACATCGCCTAGCGAGGCATAGCCATGGATAATTGTGTTCCAAGAAACCAAGTCCCTCTGAGGCATTCTGTTGAACAGTTGGTGTGCCATCTTAATTTCCCcaattctaacatactcaacCAACAGCACATTATAGGAAACCAAGTCTGGTTCTTCCATGGAATCCAAAACCTTGCAAGCATAATCCAAATGACCACATTTTGCATACATTTCAATTAGCGCAGTTTGGACAAACAAATCAGGAGCAAAGCCAAGCTTGAGCACATGGGTATGTATCTTTGTGCCATTTTCCCAATCCAACAACCTCCCACATGCCTGAAAAACCAAGGAGAGGCTGAAGCTATCAACGGAAACATGTTCATCATGATGAAGGAGCATTTGGAAGTAAAGGGTAACAGAATGTTGAGGGTTTTGAGCATAGAGGTAAGCGCGGATCATGGTGTTCCAGATGAAGGTGTCGCGAAGGGGAAAAGAATCGAACAAAGCGCGAGCGTAGTGCAAATCAATGGGAGTAGGAAGCGAAACAAGTGTGCCTAAGAGCTTGGCTTGGAGGAACCGATTATGAGAGGAACATGTTTTGATGTAAAAGGCGTGAACTTGAAGCAACTGCTTCTGGGTTTTGGTGTCCTTAAGAAGGGACGCGATTCTCTGCTCTATGCCCTTTCGCATTCTAATCGCATTCACATTCAAGCAGTCAACCATATGCCCAAATCACTTTAGTTAGggcattttaatttcatttttattaattgggTGGGAACTGGGAACAACACCCGAAACCGATAGCCATTTTCATATTCAGGATCTAATGGGGTTCGCAGTTTCTGTGACTGTATAGTGTATACTTTGATTGGACAAGTATACATCTCTTGTGGATTATGAATCTACTGTTAAATTTAAAAGGGTAGGCAtgttaaaattacaaaataaaaaaaaattattaaaaatataaaaattcaaatttttaatgtatttattttatatttattaaataaaaatatttaaatttttttattagtagtAAATTTATCATGTATCTTATATGTGTCCCACTCCTAAACTCAATTTTAAAACTGAGGAACACttccaaatatttttaaatttttaatgtattttaaatataagagaatttaaatgttgtaattattttttattttaaaatttttgtttagttGAGATTGTTATATTagttgtattttaaaatattttctttaataatgATAGTTAAATTACCTCTATTAGTAAAATATgtagttaattttattattattagttttaactttttaaGTATTAGTTAATGCGTTTTTTGGGGGgacttttaattaatgtatacAAATGTATTTTGAGGTGAGATAGAAATAAGTGTTGTACCAGGACGGGGTAGTGGTATCGTATTCCATTCTACTTTATAATAACTCGTATAAAATTTGACTCACTCTTATTTATACGtggtaaaaaattaaactataattttCTCTGACAAGTATATGCTTTGTTTTTATCTGTCTTGATAATTNNNNNNNNNNNNNNNNNNNNNNNNNNNNNNaaaataatattaattattttatatatattataaattaaaattatatatttatatataaattagacCGAACAAGAATAAATTACCTAAATCCAACTttatccatagggataaaaatGAGGTGGATACTTCCGAATAGTGTTACCATctttaaatagaaaaaggaaaaaatttaaattgctaTCTCTTTTGGAAAATTAAGATTCTAcaacttttaacttttaaaatcaaaattttacttCAAaccattaaatttgaattaaatttttcataatcgattcatttatttaaattttcagaatTAAATAGCTATTTTAGTTACATAATCAACACATCCGTCGGTATGTATATGTGagctttaatttaaatttatatttttttagtgactatttaaattgatatttatgtacatatataatacatggAAAATAAGTTCCATAATGGTATTGGCACACAGTAATAAAAGGAATTTGAACGCATTCAAACTAGTTCTGAGGAGTAAGAATGTTAGAGATTTGTTCTTAGCCATCTTATAAGCACATCTACCAACCAATAGGAGCATATTTTTATGTGAGCCTTACATGTGCATGGAAAACGAATTCCCTAAATGGTAGTTTAGTCTTCAAACATTATTGGtttaaaccaaaaagacaaagtGCAAAGAAATGACACCACTTTTTCTGCGATGATTTGTCCATTCAAAAAGAAAGCCACACAACATGCATGTATCTTACAATAATAGTATAGTAAACTGATCACAGGAGTCAGAGCAGTAAACTGTTGCAAACACATTATTTGACTGTGCATGTAAGTAAGTACACATGGTTGAGTTCAGAGTTCAGTAGGTACATTTCAATCTAACTGTTTAGTAATGTCATGACTCATTTGGAATTTCGTTGATTCGaaatatcatcattcatattTTAGTTTGAAGTAACTTATTTTCTGAAGCTGCTATGCATGTATGTCcattcaaagttcaaactcaTCTCCACCCTCTAACTgcctttaattttttctttattggaCATACACCACAGCATGCAGCACAAGTCACAGCACTAACTACTTTTGTAGACAAATCCATCTGTAAAAAATAATGTAGCGCACTAACCTGTAGTAGTGCTAGTGCTTCATCAACTTTTATGCTtgtattttgttatattttggTTTAGATTGGCATGTCCTTACGGCAAATTAAAATctgcttttattattatctaattCAATGGCCAAAGGATGAAACTAAATATAATAGGATATATCTAATGCACGCCTTCCACATCTTTTGAGTCCAATATTATCAATCAATACTTATGAATTATCTCAATCAGTCAAACTGTGTTTCAAACTTCAAAAAGATAGAGAAAAGTAATGGACAAGAAGGGGTgggggggagagagagagagagagagagagagagagagagagagagagagaagaatgtTGGTATGTTTGTCTTTGTCACACATAATTGTTTGATCTCAAAGCATGATGATGGTGCCAAAGATTATTCCTCCTTCTAACCCTTGTCCTTATGCACTTACACTGCCCCCAATTCATCAACTTCCCCTTCTCccaacaaaaggaaaaagctaTAAGAGGCATATTGATTaggaagaataaaaataaaaataaaaaatctaaaagggAAAGGAAAGTGAAGTATTCCCAACAAACAAAATAGGCCATCCAAAAAGAGTCTCTCACACACACACCAAGCCCAAAGCTGAAGGAAAGTACTTTAGTACATGTTGGTAGAGCAGCACAGCACTGGACTTATTATTCCTCCAAACACAACCTTCCATGCACTAATTGCAACATTCCCTTTGGACTATTCTGGCAGCAAGTTTCTGCTTTACCAATGTTTTTGCCTCTTTGTATCCCAAAAACAGGAGAGATAATATGTTTGTGGCATTTCCCCACACATATCATAGCCATTAGGCACTATATGAAAATCGTTAGCTACCTAGATTGACAAATCAACATCTTCTTTTTGGACTTTGCACCTTATTTGCCGATTCTCCTTCCTTTACAATTTTATTGAGGGACTCAAATTTATTAAACCATGCTTCCATCACACTATATATAGACACGTAACTCACTTCATGCCTCCTTAGACTTCTGATATGATAATCATGCACTCCTCAATAGCTCTGCTGCAAGAAAGGTTTAGAGAACTGCAGAGGGTGAAAGAAATGAGAGAGGAAAGAGAGCTGCTCAAAATGATGCTCAACTCTGATCATCAACCTTCTAAGCAATACTTCACTTCCAATTCAATTAATCATCCCTCTACCATGATGACTTGTTATTATGAACCAAGTACGAGGCTGTTTTTCCAGCCTGAACTTATTGCCATTCCTTCCTGCAGGTCACCATCATCGCCTTCTCCGCCACCGCCGCTGCCGCCACCCCGTGTTTCTCTTTCTCTATGGCCAACATCATCGCAGGacgacaagaagaagaagacaaatGCAGGAGTACCCTTGATGATGGCAGATTGTGCAAGTAAACACTGCCTCCATGCTTGTTCATGTGAAGATTGGGATTCTAACTCTGCTGATTCTGATGGTGTTGATACTACTCTTCGTCTTTAGTGTACACTGTACTATACTTGCATTGTATAACTACTAATGtagtttttatgatatatataacAACGAATCTGTGATGATGACCATATATAACTGCCCTGTTTCATTTTCTCGGATTTCGTCTTTATTGTATTAGGCTATTAGCATGAGCTCGTTAATTTGAACTAGGGATGGAATAATGTATGTGTATATGTTCTTCAATCAGTGTAAGCAATTAGGCCTAAATGCGATGTTATTGTTGGAAAGTACCAAAGTGGCAATCTTTGATCATGGGCATGGCCCGTATGGGAAATATCAAATATGTATCAAGAAAATGACATATGAGTAgatgaatatatattataaatattatatacatgcaGGAATAGATCCCTTTGGACGAGTAAATGATTGCCATGCAACAACGGTTTACCAAAATAATAGAACAAGTAATGAAGATGAATTCAAAGCTCAATGAATCTAAATTGTCTTTTTCTGTATGTTTTTGTGTGATAGAATACACAAAAACTCCAAACAGTACCTCATTTCTTTCTTACAACATTATTACTTCTTGCATACTGAGATGAGGTACTGTTTTTAGTGAGGGTCCAGTCAATTGATCCAATCTACACTCATTACGCCTAGATTTAAGAACTAgggggaaaaagaaaagaaaagaaaaaaggtgaaaaagtaaaattcaaaaccaaaaaGAGCAATGGCTCTCAAAGATAGGTACTAAATGGCTAAGGAAAGAAATCTGAAACGGTTTGTTATGCTTTTGAAATTTTCACTTTATATATTGTGCTCCCAATAGGATAAGCCTTTAGAACTTAATCTTGTATGATAAGGactatttgttctttatttcttgtaCACAATTAAAAGTTGAGTCACTTCTTTATTTGAAGCTCCTGTAGGAATTCTGACTTCTGCTTTGATCTATAGTCTTACATATATATAGCTTGCTTGGGAAGTTGGTAATCTAGATTTCTCATTAcaaaagaagaatatatatatatgtgtacaATATAATGGACCAACTGCTAAAGAGGTCATCTTAATTTACAAATTCTGGCATATGCAATTATGCGCTCTTGTGAGACAAGTAACTGATAGATAATTAAGAAAGTTGTTATTAGACAAATATTTGGGATTTCCATATCTAACAGTTGGgtataagaaaaggaaagaactTATATCATGGTGATACAGAAAAAAAAGGTTATTGTAACACCAAAGCAACGAAAGTAGGACCATATCTTAGTGTCTCAACCTTTGGGAAAAGAAAGTGTCTATTATGTCCTTGTACCTTTATCCTATTCAAAGAGAAATTTTATACATAGAGCTTCACTTATAAGAATATTTCTCGCTATGTTATTGTATGAATCATAGTTCCAGGTTATTATATCACCCCCAAGAAATATGATTTGTCCAATTCACAAACCTTTGATATCTCTGCTCCTTTTGAACCTATGTTTTCAAGCATCCGGTAATGGAATCAGCATTATTATCTCTGTCTGTTTTACACTTATAATTTATCAAAGACTCATGTAAATGTACttagtaatttttcatctaattCTGAGTGTTGGAAAATACGTAGGACAATATATGGAGTGGTGCATAGCTGATGAGCAGACCCCAGATGAAGATCTTGAGAGGGCCATGGAGTGGGCTTGTGGAAATAGAGCAGATTGCAGCAAGATACAATTGAACCATCCCTGTTATCTACCAAACACTCTGAAGGACCATGCCTCTTATTCCTTCAATAGTTACTATCAGAGGTTCAAGAACAAAGGAGGCTCTTGCTATTTCAATTCTGCTGCAATCATCACTGACCTTGACCCAAGTAAGTATCAACATTTCTAAAGAATAACTTATAACAAGACAGTATCAATTGATATTGTTTAGTCTAATTTGTGATATTGCAATTGAAAAATATATCTGATGTTTTGGTTCAATGACAGGTCATGGCTCGTGCAAATTTGAGTTTATCCCATGAGTGGAACTTGAAACAACatattctcttattttgagGTTAAGCTTTGGAAGGAGTAACCAAGTCAGTGCTGCTTTTGTCTCTGTCTGCGCCTCTCAAATTCATGTTGCTCCCTCTGTTGCACAACAACTAATACTTTCAAACCGTATGTGAAGAAAGAAGGCCAATGCTAAAAATTACAGTTTTTTAGTATCTACagctttttttaattcaaataaataaataaaattcaataattccAGACACGTGAATTTGGAGAAAGTTTGGTATCTACACAAGCAACATGCACTATGTCGTATGAGGATGCTGCGTTACACAATTAACCATTATTTTGCTTAAAAATCATGCGAAATAAAATCTTCGAAACGGTGCTCATTTCGCACAAGTTAATAAGGTTAGTGTgagcatttatttatttttgaaaaaatgaaacATGGCAAAATGTGGCAAGGATTTGCAAAGTGGAGTCCACTTTTGTTGCATGGAACAAGTCTGATACGGAATGGCCACAGGCCATAGTTAGATGAAATGCAATATATTTTAATACGGAACCGAATAATAAGTGGTGTTCTGATAAGTGAATAAGGTTAGTTTGagcatttatttattattttttttttaaaattgaaacatGGCAAAATTTGGCAAGGATTTGCAAAGTAGAGTCCACTTTTGTTGCATGGAACAAGTCTGATACGGAATGCCCGGAGGCCATAATTAGAGGTGGAAACTCAGAtactgttatttttatataaagttaatatttaagaattgttggataatttgacaaattttattaaattacctCGATCGGTTCTCAACTATAACTTCATATGAAGATAACTGTATGtgagtttttatttaattagatgGAATGCAATATGTTTTAATATAGAACCGAATAATAAGTGGTGTTCTGATGTGTAGATTAAATATGAATGGAAGTTAACTTATATTGTAGTTGGCCACTTAAACTTTTTATTATGAATAGGTATGTGTGAATTAGTACGCAATATGTAACCTAATTGGTGAAAAGTAAAAGCTTAAGTGTAGTTAATTTCATgtgaagttaatagttaaaaatcgttaaataatttgataaatatttATCATCTAACGGTTTTCAGCTAATTTTTTCCTTGGTGAAGGCATGTAACTATGGTCATTGTCACATAAAGTTATGATTCCCAACAAAGAAATCTTCTCAAGTAAAGCACATCAACTTGATCACACACTCAAGGAGTTCTAGGATCAGAAAATTTCTCTTCGAGAAAAATGGGAGAAAGAGGAAAAATTGTTGTATTAAGGAAGTTGAAGAATTATGAGTGTTAATTTTAAAAGGTatttataaatttgattaattaatattattaatattaacaaaCGATTTTTAACTATTCATAAATTGTCAATTATAATAAAGGTACATAGTATCATTTGGTTAAAGGGATATAATCTTGATGattatcagtggctaagagaatgaGGTTGAATCTTATCCTCTTTTTTTGCTTAGTAACCCTTGTTATCCTTTAGAACActtgaagaaatattttttatttttgtcttgtgCCTAGCCACGATATTTTTTCGTTTTGTCTCGTGACCAGCCaggagatatttttcagttttgtctCCTGTGCAGCGGAATCAGAAATgaagtagaagagagagagaattacaCCAAGATATATCCTGATTcaactgctaagtgcaatgcagcctacattcagtctccatcacaacaatgatggaatttcactataatcatccttgattacaaacaccaattctccctaggaactacccttcctattcgggacaagtccagaatctaaacccaatcctgaacttgacttggtcactgccaagctttcaactgtaaagtgctaatccaacttacaaggggattcccacagaatcatgaaacacaacacagatgtacaaaggacctctaaggacatctatgactttttcttttaattttgcactctctgtctTTTTTCGctttatggctttttcttacaaacctcactgtttgccttttttccatgagactcaagacagacaaaattaaacagcaaaatacaaaatagaatacattgaaggagaagaacttctgttagtTTAGGTAGCTATGTGAATaatgtgccttgcactctcactccTTTCTCCTTACTTCAAGCCCTGGCTGTTCTCCCTTatttatagaaggggaagcctCCACGGTTGAAGTGTTGAACTAAGccaaacttcttcttcttcatgcaaacCGGTTCAGCCAGAGAGAGAGAAGTGATAACCGAATGCAATAACCAACATACAATTACCTCTGGGTCTTCCTTAGTCAccaatcttcatcaatccgagcctTTCATCTTGCCTTGCACTCCAAGATGGATCCCTAGCCCTTTATGAGTTATGATGATGACAGCTTCATCTGCCCCAACTTCTGCCTTCTCCATCACGTAGCTACTGTAGCTacctcctgtggtggttgagcaaaATCAGGGACAAGCCATCCCTCCAAGGATCTTCTCCTTGCTGACCGAAATCTTCTTCATCCATTTTTGGTATGAAGAGCTTGATGTTATTTCACCAAATCTTACTATTCTTGGTGAAGATCTCATCTACaacatactttttgttttctttttcttgccatcattacaATGATCTTTTTactagctttttcttttttttgttggtaGCTTGCTAATGCTTCCATGTTTCCTGATGAAAATGAccgagagagagaagagagtagaaagagaaaagagaatgcAATGGATATAATGAGTGTTatcaaaaagaaattaattaagatcAACTCCCCATGCTTCTTGTGTAGTAGCGTGTAAGCTACACTTAGGGCCATCAAATCACTTTGACACTTTTCTCTTTCATGTTTCCAAGGTCTACATTAACTTcacttaataaaatttgaattccaccaCATGATAAAGAAAGAGATCCGTTGGAAGCATGCATCCatgaattaatgaattagatTTTCGTTACTTTAAAAGAGTAACTTAACCATAGTGCCCCAATTCCATTTTACTTTCGGACCAAGCCTTTTGgttttgcatcaaaattttattttgggctTGTTTGTACTTATTTTGGCCCAATTAACATAATCATAATTCAGCCACTTAATATATCAAAAGTGCTCATGGCTTAAAACATTTTCTTAACACAATTGGGCCTGTTTACCAATATAGGTATGActtgcacaacaaaattatcaatcaatacatatgaattaaaatcaaattaacaattttgtaatttaattaaattaataatgtttgttcatcatcaaattaaattagagtttttcaaactcatcaaatCTTTTAAGAAGTATATATTTAAAACATTATACCTTTAACTAAAAGGACATAACTCTTTAAAAATGGTGTTTGTTTGAAACATTGTACCTATTGACAATAGAAGAGTCACAGTAATTTATGTACgtgagaaattataatttctgtgtgcaatgtatataaatataccTTTGTCTACTATTTAAAATACACTAATCAAGAGTGTATTTTAACTATTGAGAGattttcttgttaaaaaaaaagaaaaaatattaaattttattgtatattggAAAAGTATTGTCATCAATTCTATAACAACTAAATGTAAAAACAAATATCTCTCTTAAAACAACtatgaaaacaaaattcaattaaaattttgtcatttttttaatcataattaCCCAACACATTTCAGCTTTTAAATTGAAGCTGGTACATTATATTCCAGAATATCCTACATCTTATTGTATACAATAGCCAACCTGTCATTGCTATGCTAATTCAACTTCCTGTGTTAGTGATTCCTCActtctttctatcttttgagACGAGGTTTGTTACACATACTTGCTTCTGATGACTTCTTCTAAGATATTCTTATACCTATTAAAAAGGGTCTTAAAGAATGCTTAGAGAAGTACAGTTCATATGTAGAGATTTACTTCAAGCTTCtgttaaagatttgaaattttgaatgatCAAATATATGACTATGCTTACTGCTTACATGCACATTGTTGCAGCAAAATATTATCCCAATATTTGCCACAACTAGTTCAAATAGAATCCTGATTTGATTTATTACGAGCCCGATTTCTCACCTCCATACCGTGGTTATGAGCCTGATTTGTGTATATATggaattattaaattttatttatttgaaaaaatcaaatttctatGTAGCTTACTAGCCTCGTCATCTAAAATTTTGTAGATTTTCACGATTGAGTGAAAGGAAAAAGCCTACTGTTATCTGTGCACCAACATTTTTGTGTGTGtactaattaattttacaaCTGACTTCAGTTCGGGCTCCTTTATTTTGTAGAGTAGGGCTAAAAGGGAGGCCTAGTAGCCTAGTGAGTAGTGAGGCTTACTTTCACTAACAAAATATTCTCTAGAATGTCATGAACTCATGATCTAAAATTTAGTTACTCATGTCTaacgaaaaattttaaataaagttcAGATTTGTAGTAAATTAGTTATTGACCCGCtaggatgaaaaataccatgcaaaaccacaaaaattaaaaaattctctAGAATATCATGATCTAAAATCTAAATACCAAGAAAAGGCAACAGATTTGTGTTGCTAGATGacccaaaattaaatttattgttgATATAACTTCCAAGGTTGTATTGTATCCATCAGTATCTTGCGTATCTCACTGTATGGAGGGTGTAGAGTTAGCAttcatttttctaattttattattttattttttacggtGTCTCTGTCTCTGATGGAGCCTTCTAGTATGATGCAAGTGGCGTTATGGTCTTATGGACCATCATGCTCCTTGAATCCTTAGCCATCATATAGATTGATAGATTCATAGATAAAGCAAAATCCCAATTCCGATGCACCTTACTTCCCTAATCTCCTAAAAAACATGCACCAACTAAACAATTTATTGTGTTATGGAAAGCTTGAGTAAACTATTGCTGAAATAGTTATTACAGCATAATTAAGTATGTGTTAATCCTAAGATACTATTAATAGTGATGGCGTGACAGGCTAAAACCTGAAACTGAAAGCACTAAGTGTGAAGTCTTGAAATGGCAAATAGATAAAGTGTTGCGCTTAGTGGAATGTAGTAGTTGATATATAGTAGGGTCGTCAGGCAAATGATTTATCTAATTatcttccttttgttttatattaCTTTATCACGCCTTGCAA is part of the Arachis duranensis cultivar V14167 chromosome 1, aradu.V14167.gnm2.J7QH, whole genome shotgun sequence genome and encodes:
- the LOC107467381 gene encoding glucan endo-1,3-beta-glucosidase 1 yields the protein MICPIHKPLISLLLLNLCFQASGQYMEWCIADEQTPDEDLERAMEWACGNRADCSKIQLNHPCYLPNTLKDHASYSFNSYYQRFKNKGGSCYFNSAAIITDLDPSHGSCKFEFIP
- the LOC127741490 gene encoding uncharacterized protein LOC127741490, whose protein sequence is MIIMHSSIALLQERFRELQRVKEMREERELLKMMLNSDHQPSKSPSSPSPPPPLPPPRVSLSLWPTSSQDDKKKKTNAGVPLMMADCASKHCLHACSCEDWDSNSADSDGVDTTLRL